The Tautonia marina genome has a window encoding:
- the aqpZ gene encoding aquaporin Z, with protein sequence MNKYAAEFVGTFWLVLGGCGSAVLAAAFPDVGIGLLGVSFAFGLTVLTMAFAIGHISGCHLNPAVSVGLWAGGRFPAKLLLPYIVAQVLGAIAAGGVLYLIATGKAGFDVADGFASNGYGEHSPGGYSLLAALVTEVVMTMMFLVIILGATDSRAPAGFAPIAIGLGLTLIHLISIPVTNTSVNPARSTGVAVYVGGWALTQLWLFWVAPIVGAALGAGLYRFIGKSED encoded by the coding sequence ATGAACAAATACGCGGCAGAGTTTGTAGGGACATTTTGGCTTGTTCTTGGTGGTTGCGGGAGCGCGGTTCTGGCCGCAGCGTTTCCTGACGTGGGAATCGGTCTGCTGGGTGTTTCGTTTGCCTTTGGATTGACGGTGCTGACGATGGCCTTTGCCATTGGGCACATCTCCGGTTGTCATTTGAACCCGGCCGTTTCCGTCGGGCTCTGGGCGGGGGGGCGATTCCCGGCCAAGCTGCTGTTGCCTTACATCGTCGCGCAGGTTCTGGGAGCGATTGCGGCGGGAGGCGTTCTTTACCTCATCGCGACGGGCAAAGCGGGATTCGACGTGGCCGACGGATTCGCTTCGAATGGCTACGGTGAGCATTCGCCCGGTGGCTATTCCTTGCTGGCGGCGTTGGTGACGGAAGTCGTGATGACCATGATGTTTCTCGTCATCATTCTCGGCGCCACGGATTCGCGAGCCCCCGCCGGATTCGCTCCGATCGCCATCGGTCTGGGCCTGACCTTGATTCACCTGATCAGCATTCCCGTGACCAACACCTCGGTCAATCCTGCACGAAGCACCGGCGTGGCCGTCTACGTGGGAGGCTGGGCCTTGACTCAGTTGTGGCTTTTCTGGGTCGCTCCGATCGTCGGCGCTGCGCTCGGAGCAGGTCTCTATCGATTCATTGGTAAGTCTGAAGACTGA
- a CDS encoding ribbon-helix-helix domain-containing protein: MEPKNTATPESLKSLVHRRVTEGGDCSASESVRDLIRADQKRQTEERIDALLVEGLHSGAPIEISPEFWEARRQKLSARLTRKPTP; this comes from the coding sequence ATGGAACCCAAGAACACTGCGACTCCCGAATCATTGAAGTCCCTCGTCCATCGCCGCGTGACCGAGGGCGGTGACTGCAGCGCCAGCGAGTCCGTCCGCGACCTGATCCGCGCCGACCAGAAGCGGCAAACCGAGGAGCGCATCGACGCCCTGCTTGTCGAGGGGCTTCATTCCGGCGCTCCGATCGAGATCTCGCCGGAATTCTGGGAAGCCAGGCGGCAGAAGCTCTCCGCGCGACTGACCCGGAAGCCCACGCCATGA
- the hypF gene encoding carbamoyltransferase HypF: MSLPAPHLPQRRRFLVQGVVQGVGFRPFVHATADRLGLAGWVANDPSGVVIEVQGPPDQLLAFRRALRDDAPPLATLVSITDEAIPPDAAAIGFTILPSRADATPITPVPPDIATCDACFRELADPTDRRYRYPFLNCTDCGPRFTILKRLPYDRPHTTMARFPLCPACRREYENPHDRRFHAQPIACPRCGPTLWFVPASDASRAAQHPDSPGSWPRGEAALTQTRQALDLGRIVALKGVGGFHLACDARNEPAVSRLRALKGRGDKPFALMVPSLDHARRLAQVNDAEALALSGRDRPIVLLRRRAEAHDAPSPLAPSVAPGLAQLGIMLPYSPLHSLLFDEHEDAADRPLVMTSGNRSDEPIAIANAEALDRLAPIADAFLLHDRPIQVPCDDSVLQVVNDQPLPLRRSRGIAPLPLPWPIPDGPTVLAVGAELKGTFCLARPPFALVSQHLGDWGDLATQDAFERSLDHMQILFQIDPQVIACDLHPDALSSRWAERLAASLKRPLVRVQHHHAHAASLLLDHDRVGSTPLLAWVCDGTGYGPDGTIWGGECLLLSGDGARFDRLAHLSPIPLPGGDLAIRHPSRSALAHLWAAGIPWDDDLPCVQTTSPAERRVIRHQLETGLNCVATTSLGRLFDAVAALLGVRSSATFEGQAALELESLAALGTPPLNAPPCSFAQRSATPSGPILLDPAPLWPWLIHHLRRGTPLPHLAAAFHHALADALASIASDLARPRSLTTLGLTGGVFQNPLLTTRTASLLRADGFEVLTHRHLPPNDGGLSPGQALVAARQRLHLPSPQ; the protein is encoded by the coding sequence ATGTCCCTCCCCGCCCCCCACCTCCCCCAGCGCCGCCGTTTCCTCGTCCAGGGGGTCGTCCAGGGGGTTGGTTTCCGCCCGTTCGTCCACGCCACGGCCGACCGCCTCGGCCTGGCCGGCTGGGTCGCCAACGATCCCTCGGGGGTCGTCATCGAGGTCCAGGGGCCTCCCGATCAACTCCTCGCCTTCCGCCGCGCCCTGCGCGACGACGCCCCTCCGCTCGCCACCCTCGTGTCGATCACCGACGAGGCGATCCCCCCTGACGCCGCCGCAATTGGCTTCACCATCCTCCCGAGCCGCGCCGACGCCACGCCCATCACCCCCGTCCCGCCCGACATCGCCACCTGCGACGCCTGCTTCCGCGAACTGGCCGACCCGACCGATCGCCGCTACCGCTATCCCTTCCTCAACTGCACCGATTGCGGCCCTCGCTTCACCATCCTCAAGCGCCTGCCGTACGACCGCCCTCACACCACGATGGCCCGCTTCCCCCTCTGCCCGGCGTGCCGCCGGGAATACGAGAACCCCCACGACCGCCGCTTCCACGCCCAGCCGATCGCCTGCCCGCGTTGCGGCCCGACCCTCTGGTTCGTCCCCGCCTCCGACGCGTCTCGGGCCGCCCAGCATCCCGACTCCCCCGGCTCCTGGCCTCGCGGCGAGGCCGCTCTCACCCAAACCCGCCAGGCCCTCGACCTCGGCCGGATCGTCGCCCTCAAAGGGGTCGGCGGCTTCCACCTCGCCTGCGACGCCCGCAACGAACCCGCCGTCTCCCGCCTCCGGGCGCTCAAAGGGCGAGGCGACAAGCCCTTTGCCCTCATGGTCCCCTCCCTCGACCACGCCCGCCGCCTCGCCCAGGTCAACGACGCCGAGGCCCTCGCCCTCTCCGGCCGCGATCGCCCCATCGTCCTGCTCCGCCGCCGCGCCGAAGCTCACGACGCCCCCTCTCCCCTCGCCCCCTCCGTCGCTCCCGGCCTGGCCCAACTCGGCATCATGCTCCCTTACTCCCCCTTGCACTCGTTGCTCTTTGATGAACACGAGGACGCCGCCGACCGTCCCCTCGTCATGACCTCCGGCAACCGCAGCGACGAGCCGATCGCCATCGCCAACGCCGAGGCCCTCGACCGCCTCGCCCCGATCGCCGACGCCTTCCTCCTGCACGACCGGCCGATCCAGGTCCCTTGCGACGACTCCGTCCTTCAGGTCGTCAACGATCAGCCACTCCCCCTCCGCCGCTCCCGAGGGATCGCCCCGCTGCCCCTCCCCTGGCCGATCCCCGACGGCCCGACCGTCCTCGCCGTCGGCGCCGAGCTGAAAGGGACCTTCTGCCTGGCCCGCCCCCCGTTCGCCCTCGTCAGCCAGCACCTCGGCGACTGGGGCGACCTGGCCACGCAAGACGCCTTCGAGCGCTCACTCGATCACATGCAAATCCTCTTTCAGATCGATCCCCAGGTCATCGCCTGCGACCTCCACCCCGACGCCCTTTCCTCCCGATGGGCCGAGCGCCTGGCCGCCTCCCTCAAGCGTCCCCTCGTCCGCGTCCAGCACCACCACGCCCACGCCGCGTCATTGCTGCTCGATCACGATCGAGTCGGCTCCACCCCCTTGCTTGCCTGGGTCTGCGACGGCACCGGCTACGGCCCCGACGGCACCATCTGGGGCGGCGAATGCCTGCTCCTTTCCGGCGACGGTGCCCGCTTCGATCGCCTCGCCCACCTTTCCCCCATCCCCTTGCCCGGCGGCGACCTCGCCATCCGCCACCCCTCCCGATCCGCTCTGGCCCACCTCTGGGCCGCCGGGATTCCCTGGGACGACGACCTCCCCTGCGTCCAGACCACCTCCCCCGCCGAACGCCGGGTGATCCGCCATCAGCTCGAAACCGGCCTGAACTGCGTCGCCACCACCAGCCTGGGCCGCCTCTTCGACGCCGTCGCCGCCCTGCTGGGCGTCCGATCCTCGGCCACCTTCGAGGGCCAGGCCGCCCTCGAACTGGAATCCCTCGCCGCCCTCGGCACCCCTCCCTTGAATGCCCCCCCCTGCTCCTTCGCCCAGCGTTCCGCCACCCCCTCCGGCCCGATTCTGCTCGACCCCGCCCCCCTCTGGCCGTGGCTCATCCACCACCTCCGCCGCGGCACCCCGCTGCCCCACCTCGCCGCCGCCTTCCATCACGCCCTGGCCGATGCCCTCGCCTCGATCGCCTCCGACCTCGCCCGCCCCCGCTCCCTCACCACCCTCGGCCTCACCGGCGGCGTCTTCCAGAACCCCTTGCTCACCACCCGCACCGCCTCCCTGCTCCGCGCCGATGGCTTCGAGGTCCTCACCCACCGCCACCTCCCCCCCAACGACGGCGGCCTCTCCCCCGGCCAGGCCCTCGTCGCCGCCCGACAACGGCTCCACCTCCCCTCCCCCCAATGA
- a CDS encoding HypC/HybG/HupF family hydrogenase formation chaperone — protein MCLAVPGRVDRIYEEGGTRMGRVDFGGIVKEVCLEFVPEVEVGDYTIVHVGFALSKIDEAEARETLETFRAMGVLAEELGEEGDDPHEVSG, from the coding sequence ATGTGTCTTGCCGTGCCGGGTCGAGTCGATCGGATCTACGAGGAGGGAGGGACCCGCATGGGGCGGGTCGATTTCGGGGGGATCGTCAAGGAAGTCTGCCTGGAGTTCGTGCCGGAGGTGGAGGTCGGGGATTACACGATTGTTCATGTGGGGTTTGCCCTGAGCAAGATCGACGAGGCCGAGGCGAGGGAGACGCTGGAGACGTTCCGGGCGATGGGGGTGCTGGCGGAAGAACTGGGAGAGGAAGGGGACGATCCGCATGAAGTATCTGGATGA
- the hypD gene encoding hydrogenase formation protein HypD has translation MKYLDEFRDGSVARALVEEIRQVVTRPWVLMEVCGGQTHAILRNGIDQVLPEAVELVHGPGCPVCVTPLEVIDRALAIAQQPGVIFCSFGDMLRVPGSSTDLLRVKAEGADVRMVYSPLDALKLARLHRDRQVVFFGIGFETTAPANAMAVTRASEEGLTNFSMLVSQVLVPPAIEAICASRSNRVQGFLAAGHVCTVMGTGQYPAIAERFGVPIVVTGFEPLDLLEGIRRAVVQLERGEARVENAYARVVADEGNPVARALLEQVFAVTDQPWRGIGTIPKSGWRLAPAYRAFDAAERFEVGAIRTLESPDCRSGEVLQGLITPPECPAFGTACTPRHPLGATMVSSEGACAAYFLNGRTKGAPAHA, from the coding sequence ATGAAGTATCTGGATGAGTTCCGGGATGGATCGGTGGCGCGCGCGCTGGTCGAGGAGATTCGGCAGGTCGTGACGCGGCCGTGGGTCTTGATGGAGGTCTGCGGCGGGCAGACGCATGCAATTCTTCGCAATGGGATCGATCAGGTTCTTCCCGAAGCAGTCGAGCTGGTGCACGGGCCGGGGTGCCCGGTCTGTGTGACGCCGTTGGAGGTGATCGACCGGGCGTTGGCGATTGCGCAGCAACCGGGGGTGATCTTCTGCTCGTTCGGCGACATGCTGCGCGTGCCGGGGTCGTCGACGGATCTGCTCCGGGTGAAGGCGGAAGGGGCCGATGTGCGGATGGTGTATTCACCGCTGGATGCGTTGAAACTGGCGCGGCTGCATCGAGATCGGCAGGTCGTCTTCTTCGGGATCGGGTTCGAGACCACGGCGCCGGCCAACGCGATGGCGGTAACGCGAGCGAGCGAGGAGGGGCTCACGAATTTCTCGATGCTGGTCTCTCAGGTGCTCGTGCCGCCGGCGATCGAGGCGATCTGCGCGTCGAGGTCGAACCGGGTGCAGGGGTTTTTGGCGGCCGGGCATGTGTGTACGGTGATGGGAACGGGGCAGTACCCGGCGATCGCCGAGCGGTTCGGGGTGCCGATCGTCGTGACCGGGTTCGAGCCGTTGGATCTGCTCGAGGGGATTCGGCGGGCGGTGGTGCAACTGGAGCGGGGCGAGGCTCGGGTCGAGAATGCGTACGCGAGGGTCGTTGCGGACGAGGGGAACCCGGTGGCTCGGGCCTTGCTGGAACAGGTGTTCGCGGTGACGGATCAACCGTGGCGGGGGATCGGGACGATCCCGAAGAGCGGTTGGAGGTTGGCCCCCGCGTATCGCGCGTTCGACGCGGCGGAACGGTTCGAGGTGGGAGCGATCCGGACGTTGGAATCGCCCGACTGCCGAAGCGGCGAGGTCTTGCAGGGGCTCATCACGCCGCCCGAGTGCCCGGCGTTTGGGACGGCGTGTACGCCAAGGCACCCCTTGGGGGCGACGATGGTGTCGAGCGAAGGGGCGTGCGCGGCTTATTTTCTGAACGGTCGGACGAAGGGAGCGCCCGCTCATGCCTGA
- the hypE gene encoding hydrogenase expression/formation protein HypE: protein MPEPPRFDEWTCPMPLRETPTVVMGHGGGGRLSGELLEHLFLPAFRNEALEARGDAALVAVPAGRLAFATDAHVVRPLVFPGGSIGELAVYGTVNDLAMVGARPLHLSASFILEEGLAMEQLAAIVGRMAEAARRAGVAIVTGDTKVVERGHGDGCYLTTSGIGVVPEGRSVGPDRARAGDAVIVSGTIGDHGVAILSVREGLAFESAIESDCAPLSELVERLFAASVEVRALRDPTRGGLAATLIEIAERSAVGVVLDEGAVPVRPEVRGACELLGLDPLMIANEGKLVAIVPDAQAEAALEALRSVAIGRQAVRIGSVVSEHPGTVVMTTAIGGRRVVTLPLGEQLPRIC, encoded by the coding sequence ATGCCTGAGCCGCCGCGATTCGACGAGTGGACCTGTCCGATGCCGTTGCGCGAGACGCCGACGGTTGTGATGGGGCACGGGGGAGGGGGGCGGCTCTCAGGCGAGTTGCTTGAACATCTGTTTTTACCGGCCTTTCGCAACGAGGCGCTGGAGGCGCGGGGGGATGCGGCCCTGGTGGCGGTGCCGGCGGGGCGCCTGGCGTTTGCGACGGATGCTCATGTGGTGCGGCCGTTGGTGTTTCCAGGGGGTTCGATCGGCGAGCTGGCGGTCTATGGCACGGTGAACGACCTGGCGATGGTCGGGGCCAGGCCGTTGCATCTGAGCGCGAGCTTCATTCTGGAAGAAGGGTTGGCGATGGAGCAGCTCGCGGCGATCGTCGGTCGAATGGCCGAGGCGGCGCGACGGGCCGGGGTGGCGATCGTGACCGGCGATACGAAGGTGGTCGAGCGCGGGCACGGCGACGGGTGCTACCTCACGACGAGCGGGATCGGCGTGGTGCCGGAGGGGCGATCGGTGGGGCCGGATCGGGCGAGGGCCGGGGATGCGGTGATCGTCAGCGGCACGATCGGCGATCATGGGGTGGCGATCCTGAGCGTTCGCGAGGGCCTGGCGTTCGAGTCGGCGATTGAGAGCGACTGCGCGCCGCTTTCGGAGCTGGTCGAGCGGCTCTTTGCGGCCTCGGTCGAGGTGCGGGCCCTGCGCGATCCGACCCGAGGAGGGCTGGCGGCGACCCTCATCGAGATTGCGGAGCGATCGGCGGTCGGGGTGGTACTCGACGAGGGAGCCGTGCCGGTGCGCCCCGAGGTCCGGGGGGCCTGCGAGCTGCTCGGGCTCGACCCCTTGATGATCGCCAACGAGGGGAAGCTGGTGGCGATCGTGCCCGACGCTCAGGCCGAGGCGGCGCTGGAGGCCCTGCGGAGCGTGGCGATCGGTCGGCAGGCGGTGCGGATTGGCTCGGTCGTGTCGGAGCATCCGGGGACGGTCGTGATGACGACGGCGATCGGCGGGCGTCGGGTGGTGACGCTCCCCTTGGGGGAGCAATTGCCGAGAATTTGCTGA
- the hypB gene encoding hydrogenase nickel incorporation protein HypB, whose translation MTPRIVELRQGLLKKNDQLAAALRLRFQDAGVFVVNLVSSPGTGKTLLLERTLSALKAGGGRPAALVGDLETDRDAQRLARAGVPVRQIQTHGICHLDADMIERHLDGWDLASHDLLFIENVGNLVCTSSYDLGESCRVALLSVTEGEDKPLKYPGIYNSADAVVITKIDLADVCEFDRDAARAHLFDVRPGVRLIETSAKTGQGFDDWLAFLEERPQSR comes from the coding sequence ATGACTCCCCGGATCGTTGAGCTTCGCCAGGGGCTCCTCAAGAAAAACGACCAGCTCGCCGCCGCCTTGCGCCTCCGGTTCCAGGACGCCGGCGTCTTCGTCGTCAACCTCGTCTCCAGCCCCGGCACCGGCAAAACCTTGCTGCTGGAACGCACCCTCTCGGCCCTCAAGGCCGGCGGCGGCCGTCCCGCCGCTCTGGTCGGCGACCTCGAAACCGACCGCGACGCCCAGCGCCTCGCGCGCGCAGGAGTTCCCGTCCGTCAGATCCAGACCCACGGCATCTGCCACCTCGACGCCGACATGATCGAGCGTCACCTCGACGGCTGGGATCTCGCCTCGCATGACCTCCTGTTCATCGAGAACGTCGGCAACCTCGTCTGCACCTCCAGCTACGACCTGGGCGAATCGTGCCGGGTCGCCCTCCTCTCCGTCACCGAGGGGGAGGACAAACCGTTGAAATATCCCGGCATCTACAATTCCGCCGATGCGGTCGTCATCACCAAGATCGACCTGGCCGACGTCTGCGAGTTCGACCGCGACGCCGCCCGCGCCCACCTGTTCGACGTCCGCCCCGGTGTCCGCCTGATCGAAACCTCCGCCAAGACCGGTCAGGGCTTCGACGACTGGCTCGCCTTCCTCGAGGAGCGTCCGCAGAGCCGTTGA
- the hypA gene encoding hydrogenase maturation nickel metallochaperone HypA translates to MHELSIAEALVQHVTEAMAGSAPYRVTRVRLRIGLLSGLAADALAFCFEVVTRDTPLEGSALEIESVPVAIRCDPCGQIVELPEAPPLRCPRCNQASAAIVRGKELEVESIDVEDEIQNMTRSEPAS, encoded by the coding sequence ATGCACGAACTGTCGATCGCCGAGGCCCTGGTGCAGCACGTCACCGAAGCGATGGCCGGCTCGGCCCCGTACCGGGTCACGCGGGTCCGGCTCCGAATCGGCCTGCTTTCCGGGCTCGCCGCCGACGCCCTCGCCTTCTGCTTCGAGGTCGTCACCCGAGACACCCCGCTGGAAGGCTCGGCACTGGAAATCGAATCCGTCCCGGTCGCCATCCGTTGCGATCCGTGCGGGCAAATCGTGGAACTGCCCGAGGCGCCTCCGTTGCGTTGCCCCCGGTGCAATCAGGCCTCGGCCGCGATCGTGCGCGGCAAGGAGCTGGAGGTCGAATCGATTGACGTTGAAGATGAAATTCAGAACATGACCCGATCGGAGCCCGCTTCATGA
- a CDS encoding helix-turn-helix domain-containing protein: MTGEDLPHRVQIERTPEQRAEEETIHRRFRPGITLGELVALGEVSEEDAAAMRAQQEAGPAPWPARELAVALRAERLRLGLSDADLAAISGIDRAAIHKIETGLNRNPTVATLDRLATAMGLQLAWSLEPSGASNR; this comes from the coding sequence ATGACCGGTGAGGATCTGCCCCATCGCGTCCAGATTGAGCGGACGCCCGAGCAGCGGGCCGAGGAGGAAACGATCCATCGCCGGTTCCGCCCGGGAATCACGCTGGGCGAACTGGTGGCGTTGGGTGAGGTGAGCGAGGAAGACGCCGCCGCAATGCGTGCGCAGCAGGAAGCCGGCCCCGCCCCCTGGCCTGCTCGGGAGCTGGCGGTAGCCTTACGCGCCGAGCGGCTGCGCCTCGGCCTCAGCGACGCTGACCTGGCGGCGATCTCGGGAATCGACCGGGCGGCGATCCACAAAATCGAGACAGGGCTCAACCGGAACCCGACCGTGGCCACGCTCGACCGACTGGCCACGGCGATGGGGCTGCAGCTGGCCTGGTCGCTCGAGCCATCCGGAGCCTCAAACCGCTGA